Within the Echinicola sp. 20G genome, the region ACTGATAATGGTAATGCTAAAAAATAGACAAAGTATCTGATCTACTAGAATTACATTTTCAAGAGTTTTACCTGAACCCACAATTCTTGGATAGTCGTGCTTCTTTTTGGATAGTAAAATGTGACAAATATAAAAATGAACTAAAAAATGGTATGAGTTAATTCCCCATTCATCACTACACTTTAAAGGTTATCTAATACCAAAATCACCGCCCTTTTGTTACGCTTGGCTGGTAAATGAGAAAAAGTGATTTAACTCTCCAATATTGAATCAAATAAATTCCTTTTAAATATTGTTTTCATTATATTTTAGTAATCAATTTAATAAAAAAGCAAATCCAGTTTATTGATTATATTATCTAAGAATTTTAATAACAAAAAATATCAGTAATACTTTCAATAATACTAAAACATATACGTTTACTAGATTTAAAAATAATCTATAAACAATAAATTCAGCATGAGCTCCACCATAAACTAAAAATACCCCAATTACGGTATATTTATCAGGGATAGATTTAGGATATTTAACTTCTAATACTTTAATCAAACATGAAAAATCGCTTTTACGTAAATTCTATGGCCTACTCAGATGGATACCATGAAGTCCACCACGAAAAATGTCAGTTATTACCCAATGCCAATCAGCAATTATTTCTGGGTTATTTTGAAAACTTCAATGAAGCTATTGGTAAATCAAAAAGAATTTACCCATTATCCATGGGTTGCCAATTCTGCTGTAAAAAGAAACACGACTCCAAGCAGGGAATCTTCGAACTATAAACAGTTTCAAACTTTAATTTATGAGCCACTTTCTAAAGCTGTCAAATAATTTTGGCTCTTCCGCACCACTCCTCTACTATTTATCCTTCTGAAATGATTCATGGCAATAACAAGAAACAGCAAGCCAAAAATGGCCACACCATAACTAAAGTTTACCAATAGATGATGCCAGTTTAAATCTTGCATGAAAAAAGATTTATACATCAACAAAGAGACGCTCCCTAGATAACCAATTGAATCACAGATATAGATAAAGAAACCAGCATTGGCCCTGAATTTATACAAAGCCAACATCCTATCGAAAAAAACTGTCTGAATGGGTGTATAAGCCATGAATAGGCCAATCCCTAAAAAGACCATCCAGTAAAAAGGAGATAATACGCCAGCTTCATAGAGATAAGTGGAAAGACCCAGACCGAAAAGTCCTATTGCCACCAAAGCTGAGGTAGCCCAAAAACCAATTTTATTATTTTTAATTAATGACAATAGACCAATCAATACCAATACCGTTACTCCTGATATCAATTCTGTAATTGATAAGACACTTTTTTCCCAATCAGGATCGATTTCATTCCAGATTTCCACAGAAAAATTATCCCTAAAGTCTCTCATGGTCAAGAGCAGTGCATAAATAAGTACCATCCCTATCATTCCAAAACTGAAAAACCGGAACGTCTTGACCTTCCTACTCCTATCCATGGGAATCCGTTCTGTCCGCAATGTAACATCCTCTTCTGTAGGAGCCGGAATCACGGATAGCATCCAGACAAATACAATAAACAAAGGCAAAAACAAAGCTCCAATGGTAAAAGGCATCCAAAATTCCGGTATCCAGGGAAACCATTCCAACACTTGTAAGTAAATGGTTTTCAAGAGTCCTGAGGCAATAATCACACTGATGCTCAAGCCAAACACCAAGACTTCAGTAAACTTCCTTCCTTCCAAGAAACTAAAAACGATTCCCCACACCATTCCCAGGGGCAGGCCATTAAAAAACAGAAACACAAAATTATATGGATAAGGCACCAAGCCAAAACCTAAAAGCGTCAGTTCGGCAAACAGAATCAATCCGATGATCAATCTAATTCTTTGACTGGGCTTCAATTCAGAAATTACTTTGATCCCAGTAAATTTTGAAATCATATACCCTAACACTTGCGCTATGATCAAAATCGACTTGTAATCCATTCCCCATAAGTACATCCCTTCATATAGTCCCGTTATAAAAGGCTTCCTAAAAGCATACATGCTAAAGTAAGCTCCAAAGGAAGCCACTATGCACCATGCTATAAATAGAAACCTATTTTTGGTCAGTAGGGTGTTTTGGACATGGTTTCGCATTTGCTTAAAGTTTAATTTGGTACTCATGGGGTATTTCTAAAGCAACTCCCTACATCTTAGAGAACTTGCAAATAAAAAGGAAACGGATACCTTACAATAATTTCGAAATTAAATGAAATAAATAAATTATTTAAAACAAACGGATATTTTTTTCTTAAAAAGAAATTTAATGAAACTATTTAATATAAACAGAACCTCTTATAGATTGACTTAAACACATAAAAACAACTTATTTTCAAGTTATTAAATATAATATAACTTTCATTTAACAAACGATAGTTTTTCTTATTTAGAAATTTTAATACCTTTACAATCGTGATATTTTTCTTTTTAAGAAAAATTAGTTGTTATTTTATAATTGTTACATAAACCATCCATGAATTATAAAGCCCAAAGTTTTCTTTTGATATGTTTCGCACTAGTTCTATCTATTAGTTGTAAACAAAATGTTCCTGTCGCCAAACGCGTGGTAATGATTGGACTTGACGGATTTAGTTTGGAAGGCTACCAAACCGCAAAGCACCCAAATATAGATGCACTGTTTGAAGATGGAGTTATCTCCACATCTACAAGAACAGTAATGCCCTCTGTTACCATACCCAACTGGACCAGCCATCTCACAGGAGGTGGGCCAGAGCAGCACGGTGTATTTGGCAATGGATGGGAAAAGGATGAGCACCCTTTGGATCCTCAGGAAATGGATGCAGAAGGCTACTACCCTTCCATTTTCAAAATAGTGAAAGATAATATCCCCACTATCAAAACGGGATTTTATTGGAACTGGAAAAGCTTGATCAAACCATTTAATGAAAAGTATCTTGATGAGGTAAAGTTTGAGGAGAATGATGAATATACCCAAAATTATCAGTCAGCTCTGGATTTTCTGATTGAGCACAAAGATGCTCCAACATTGGTTTTTTTATACTCTGTTCATGTAGATCATGCTGGACATAGTCATCAATGGATGTCGCCGGAATACATCACAGCGATAGAAGAGGTGGATGTAAAGATTGGAGAATTTATTGAAAAGCTTAAAGCTAAAGATCTGTATGATGACACGCACTTTCTGCTCTTCACTGATCATGGAGGAATAGGAAATGGGCACGGCGGGACTAGTGAACAAGAAATGATTGTACCCTGGATGATTACTGGTCCTGGAATTAAAAAGGACGGACAATTGAAATCCCCCAATTCAAATGCCAATACGGCCGCGGTTGTCGCCAGCTTATTTGGCATCAATCAAACCCCAGCATCATGGATTGGAAAGGTTCCTTCAGGAATATTCATGGAGAAATAAGACAATAAAGAAGATGGACAGAAAAGAATTTATAAAAATAGGAGCCTTGGGCACACTGGCAATGTCTTTCAGCCCTTTGGCTTTCTCAGCTGAGAGAAAAGAAAAGAAGATTCGCTTTGGGATCATTACTGATCTTCACTATGACATCATGCATGATGGACAAGAAAGAATCTCAGCCTTTATCAATAAAATGAATGATGACCAACCAGATTTCATCATTCAATTGGGAGACTTTTGTGTCCCTAAACCAGAGAACCAATCATTAATGGATACTTGGAACAAATTCCAAGGAGAGAAGCACCATGTAATCGGCAACCACGATACTGATGGAGGCT harbors:
- a CDS encoding DUF5690 family protein, translated to MSTKLNFKQMRNHVQNTLLTKNRFLFIAWCIVASFGAYFSMYAFRKPFITGLYEGMYLWGMDYKSILIIAQVLGYMISKFTGIKVISELKPSQRIRLIIGLILFAELTLLGFGLVPYPYNFVFLFFNGLPLGMVWGIVFSFLEGRKFTEVLVFGLSISVIIASGLLKTIYLQVLEWFPWIPEFWMPFTIGALFLPLFIVFVWMLSVIPAPTEEDVTLRTERIPMDRSRKVKTFRFFSFGMIGMVLIYALLLTMRDFRDNFSVEIWNEIDPDWEKSVLSITELISGVTVLVLIGLLSLIKNNKIGFWATSALVAIGLFGLGLSTYLYEAGVLSPFYWMVFLGIGLFMAYTPIQTVFFDRMLALYKFRANAGFFIYICDSIGYLGSVSLLMYKSFFMQDLNWHHLLVNFSYGVAIFGLLFLVIAMNHFRRINSRGVVRKSQNYLTALESGS
- a CDS encoding alkaline phosphatase family protein; its protein translation is MIGLDGFSLEGYQTAKHPNIDALFEDGVISTSTRTVMPSVTIPNWTSHLTGGGPEQHGVFGNGWEKDEHPLDPQEMDAEGYYPSIFKIVKDNIPTIKTGFYWNWKSLIKPFNEKYLDEVKFEENDEYTQNYQSALDFLIEHKDAPTLVFLYSVHVDHAGHSHQWMSPEYITAIEEVDVKIGEFIEKLKAKDLYDDTHFLLFTDHGGIGNGHGGTSEQEMIVPWMITGPGIKKDGQLKSPNSNANTAAVVASLFGINQTPASWIGKVPSGIFMEK